From Micromonospora echinospora, one genomic window encodes:
- a CDS encoding terpene synthase family protein, which translates to MDLNAHASDAVEQGRICALAARGQRDLQKFAAGYPELFAGAPFDGALFGNIAMAMAFSAPWSGVAELRVTNRAVLWGFALDWQVDYLAKSRTEIDRLIETSLAVVDGAAPASDDPFARFFAELCADLAAVPAYPRLRDVWRAAVHRTLTAMAVEWEWRAARRDLTGTLPTFEEYLANADNLACTVVNVAHWIHTGDEETHRSLPRLVEASDEVQRVLRLVNDLGTYQRDLEWGDLNAIMLVPDRAEVEQRVHVLTGRCHELLADLAADCPRPATYLARQVGFSSGFYRSTDFWGAR; encoded by the coding sequence ATGGACCTCAACGCCCACGCCTCGGACGCCGTCGAGCAGGGCCGGATCTGCGCCCTGGCCGCCCGGGGGCAGCGCGACCTGCAGAAGTTCGCCGCCGGTTACCCGGAACTGTTCGCCGGTGCGCCCTTCGACGGCGCCCTGTTCGGCAACATCGCCATGGCCATGGCGTTCAGCGCGCCGTGGTCCGGTGTGGCGGAACTGCGGGTCACCAACCGTGCCGTGCTGTGGGGGTTCGCCCTCGACTGGCAGGTGGACTACCTGGCGAAGTCGCGTACGGAGATCGACCGCCTGATCGAGACCAGCCTCGCGGTGGTCGACGGTGCCGCCCCGGCGTCGGACGACCCGTTCGCGCGGTTCTTCGCCGAACTCTGCGCCGACCTGGCCGCCGTGCCGGCCTATCCGCGCCTGCGCGACGTGTGGCGGGCGGCGGTCCACCGGACGCTGACCGCGATGGCGGTCGAGTGGGAGTGGCGGGCGGCCCGGCGGGACCTCACCGGCACGTTGCCGACCTTCGAGGAGTATCTCGCCAACGCCGACAACCTGGCCTGCACGGTGGTCAACGTCGCGCACTGGATCCACACCGGAGACGAGGAGACCCATCGCTCGCTGCCCCGCCTGGTCGAGGCCAGCGACGAGGTGCAGCGGGTGCTGCGACTGGTCAACGACCTGGGCACGTACCAACGGGATCTGGAGTGGGGCGACCTGAACGCGATCATGCTGGTGCCCGACCGGGCCGAGGTCGAGCAGCGGGTCCACGTCCTCACCGGACGTTGTCACGAGCTGCTGGCCGACCTGGCGGCGGACTGCCCCCGCCCGGCGACGTACCTCGCCCGGCAGGTCGGCTTCAGCAGCGGCTTCTACCGTTCCACAGACTTCTGGGGGGCCCGGTGA
- a CDS encoding prenyltransferase/squalene oxidase repeat-containing protein, translating into MSLLTAARDLVGEMTATPTGQSSVSVYETGRLVSLSPWLTLHAERIRYLLDAEHPRGGWGGPGGYGLVPTLSATEGLLAALRRGDLAGSPAQFRGAVAAVDRGLSVLGERLAAVPASALPDMPAIDLIVPALVEALTVHLDAVRDDPPPGLERWRQVAPRLSLPPGMTPTRLARVRAALASGHPLPDKLMHALEVTGPAARRAAGVVPVGPGTVGASPAATAAWLGVPDATTSTARAYLERVVRQHGGPVPCTSPISVFERSWVLSTLSRAGVPVTVPPSVLASLLDTLGPAGTATAPGLPVDADTTSVTLYALARAGHPVDPSSLWSFDTGEHFCTWPKEDGASITTNAHVLDAFGWHWRHTGERSRQLASVVRRLTTWLTDRQAPEGSWSSDRWHASPFYATSCAVLALHGYGVGAAVDPAVRRAVQWVLAGQHPDGSWGRWGGTAEETAYALQVLLAAGQPASDRCAEAIGRGWRWLATMAGSDGEPALWHDKDLYRPSLIVRAAVLGVTWWGRRCAGPEPVEAGPSSRSAMIRIA; encoded by the coding sequence GTGAGCCTCCTCACCGCCGCCCGTGACCTGGTCGGGGAGATGACGGCGACACCGACGGGGCAGTCGTCGGTGTCGGTGTACGAGACGGGCCGCCTGGTGAGCCTGTCGCCGTGGTTGACGCTGCACGCCGAGCGGATCCGCTACCTGCTCGACGCGGAACACCCGAGGGGCGGTTGGGGCGGCCCCGGCGGTTACGGGCTGGTACCGACGCTCAGTGCCACCGAGGGCCTGCTCGCCGCGCTGCGGCGGGGTGACCTGGCCGGGTCTCCGGCGCAGTTCCGGGGCGCGGTCGCCGCCGTCGACCGGGGCCTGTCCGTCCTCGGTGAGCGGCTCGCCGCCGTTCCCGCGTCGGCTCTGCCGGACATGCCGGCCATCGACCTGATCGTTCCGGCCCTGGTGGAGGCGCTCACCGTCCACCTGGACGCGGTGCGGGACGACCCACCACCCGGACTGGAGCGCTGGCGGCAGGTCGCGCCCCGGCTGTCGTTGCCACCGGGGATGACGCCCACCCGGCTGGCCCGGGTCCGTGCGGCCCTGGCGTCGGGGCACCCCCTGCCCGACAAGCTGATGCACGCGCTGGAGGTCACCGGGCCGGCGGCGCGCCGGGCGGCCGGGGTCGTCCCGGTCGGACCGGGCACGGTGGGCGCCTCACCCGCGGCGACGGCCGCCTGGCTCGGCGTCCCCGACGCCACCACCTCGACCGCACGGGCCTACCTGGAGCGGGTGGTCCGGCAGCACGGCGGCCCGGTGCCGTGCACCAGCCCGATCAGCGTGTTCGAACGGTCCTGGGTGCTCAGCACGCTGTCGAGGGCCGGAGTGCCGGTGACCGTACCGCCGTCGGTGCTGGCCAGCCTGCTGGACACCCTCGGTCCGGCCGGTACCGCTACCGCCCCGGGGCTGCCCGTGGACGCCGACACCACCTCGGTGACCCTTTACGCGCTCGCCCGGGCCGGACATCCGGTCGACCCGTCGAGTCTCTGGTCCTTCGACACCGGGGAGCACTTCTGCACCTGGCCCAAGGAGGACGGCGCCTCCATCACCACTAACGCGCACGTGCTGGACGCGTTCGGCTGGCACTGGCGGCACACCGGCGAGCGGTCCCGGCAACTCGCCTCCGTGGTGCGGCGGCTGACCACCTGGCTGACCGACCGGCAGGCGCCGGAGGGCTCGTGGAGTTCCGACCGGTGGCACGCCTCGCCGTTCTACGCCACCAGTTGCGCGGTGCTCGCCCTGCACGGGTACGGCGTCGGCGCGGCGGTGGATCCGGCGGTGCGGCGGGCGGTGCAGTGGGTGTTGGCCGGTCAGCACCCGGACGGATCCTGGGGGCGCTGGGGCGGCACCGCCGAGGAGACCGCGTACGCGCTCCAGGTGCTGCTGGCCGCCGGGCAGCCCGCGTCCGACCGGTGCGCCGAGGCGATCGGGCGGGGTTGGCGATGGTTGGCCACAATGGCCGGTTCCGATGGTGAACCGGCGCTCTGGCACGACAAGGACCTGTATCGTCCGTCACTGATCGTCCGCGCGGCGGTGCTCGGGGTGACCTGGTGGGGACGCAGGTGCGCCGGTCCGGAACCGGTCGAGGCAGGCCCGTCTTCCCGTAGCGCCATGATCAGGATCGCTTGA
- a CDS encoding sensor histidine kinase — MGSRSTNLRTKVVALLASLVALWAFAAWVTVGDGFNLLGVQTLNARVFAPSEPLLLQLQKERRLSLAYLGRPEAGQLEALRGERERTDELARAFEESAVNWRTEIPASAEVERAVDDVLTGLEGLSRTRTEIDDKSIDRTTALTSYVEVVNAMFRLYDELGGLDDRQVAHDTAALIELNRARELLSQEDALLHGALAAGRITATEQAQFAQLVGAQRYIAASTISALPVADRNRYQQMSQGEAYQRLHTLEDQVIQARNAESRPPVELDAWRSAVDPTLQQLNDVVGAGGDDVVDRATPVAIGVITRLVLATGLGLLAVIASIIVSITTARALLRQLERLREAAFQLAREQLPNVVERLGRGEEVDVAAEAPPLEFGDDEIGQVGQAFNVVQETAIRTAVEQADLRRNVRDVFLSLARRTQALVHRQLTLLDAMERRENDAEELEDLFRVDHLATRMRRNAENLIVLSGSTPGRAWRRNVPMVDVVRGAVAEVEDYTRVNVLPLGPVSLAGRAVGDIIHLLAELIENGLSFSPPHTTVEVRGQLVANGFALEIEDRGLGMSEEDLAAANERIVDRSELNLANATRLGLYVVSRLTERHGIKVHLKESPYGGTTAVVLIPLDLVTAGEEEPAGPGAPRAGGAEPPTGPAAREVEQPGPRPAVTLAKPEASRRAPEGADGDEPHQLPTRVRTTLERPRAPQDTPAEDGSGLPTRARRWSEHSALDGPTFPTGLPVATPRTEPEQKVEHGGPTPCPVEEPPRTESGLPMRVRQANLAPELRDEVPAVDTPDDDEGVRPPEQVRRMMSSYQTGTRRGRTDAARLLGGPAGGPEQTEAPDDEDRQTT, encoded by the coding sequence ATGGGTTCCCGCAGTACGAATCTCCGTACGAAAGTCGTCGCACTGCTCGCGTCGCTCGTCGCGCTCTGGGCCTTCGCGGCGTGGGTGACCGTCGGGGACGGCTTCAACCTGCTCGGGGTCCAGACCCTCAACGCCCGGGTCTTCGCGCCCAGCGAACCGCTGCTGCTGCAGTTGCAGAAGGAGCGTCGTCTCTCCCTGGCCTACCTGGGACGGCCGGAGGCCGGGCAGCTGGAGGCGCTGCGGGGGGAGCGGGAGCGCACCGACGAGCTGGCCCGCGCGTTCGAGGAGTCCGCGGTCAACTGGCGTACCGAGATTCCGGCGAGCGCCGAGGTCGAGCGGGCGGTCGACGACGTGCTCACCGGTCTGGAAGGTCTGTCCCGGACCCGCACGGAGATCGACGACAAGAGCATCGACCGGACGACGGCGCTGACCTCCTACGTGGAGGTGGTCAACGCGATGTTCCGCCTCTACGACGAGCTGGGTGGTCTCGACGACCGGCAGGTCGCCCACGACACGGCCGCCCTGATCGAGCTCAACCGGGCCCGGGAGCTGCTGTCCCAGGAGGACGCGCTGCTGCACGGCGCCCTCGCCGCCGGCCGGATCACCGCGACGGAGCAGGCGCAGTTCGCGCAGCTCGTCGGTGCCCAGCGCTACATCGCGGCCAGCACCATCAGCGCCCTGCCCGTGGCGGACCGCAACCGCTACCAGCAGATGTCCCAGGGCGAGGCGTACCAGCGCCTGCACACCCTGGAGGACCAGGTCATCCAGGCCCGCAACGCCGAGTCGCGCCCGCCGGTCGAGCTGGACGCCTGGCGCAGCGCGGTCGATCCGACGTTGCAGCAGCTCAACGATGTCGTGGGTGCCGGCGGTGACGACGTGGTGGATCGGGCCACGCCGGTCGCCATCGGGGTCATCACTCGACTGGTGCTGGCCACCGGTCTGGGCCTGCTCGCCGTCATCGCCTCGATCATCGTCTCGATCACCACCGCCCGGGCCCTGCTGCGGCAGTTGGAGCGCCTTCGGGAGGCGGCGTTCCAGCTCGCCCGGGAGCAGCTGCCGAACGTGGTCGAGCGGCTCGGCCGGGGCGAGGAGGTCGACGTCGCCGCCGAGGCGCCCCCGTTGGAGTTCGGCGACGACGAGATCGGGCAGGTGGGCCAGGCCTTCAACGTCGTGCAGGAGACCGCGATCCGGACCGCCGTCGAGCAGGCCGACCTGCGGCGCAACGTCCGTGACGTCTTCCTCAGCCTGGCCCGGCGGACCCAGGCACTGGTCCACCGGCAGCTCACCCTGCTCGACGCGATGGAGCGGCGGGAGAACGACGCCGAGGAACTGGAGGACCTGTTCCGGGTCGACCACCTGGCCACCCGGATGCGGCGCAACGCGGAGAACCTGATCGTCCTCTCCGGCTCCACGCCGGGCCGGGCGTGGCGGCGCAACGTGCCCATGGTGGACGTGGTCCGGGGCGCGGTGGCCGAGGTGGAGGACTACACCCGGGTCAACGTGCTGCCGCTCGGTCCGGTCTCGTTGGCCGGTCGCGCGGTCGGCGACATCATCCACCTGCTCGCCGAGCTGATCGAGAACGGGCTGTCGTTCTCGCCGCCGCACACCACCGTGGAGGTGCGGGGGCAGCTGGTCGCCAACGGTTTCGCCCTGGAGATCGAGGACCGTGGCCTGGGCATGAGCGAGGAGGACCTCGCCGCCGCCAACGAGCGCATCGTGGACCGGTCGGAGCTGAACCTCGCCAACGCCACCCGGCTCGGCCTCTACGTGGTCAGCCGGCTGACCGAGCGGCACGGGATCAAGGTGCACCTGAAGGAGTCCCCGTACGGCGGCACCACGGCGGTCGTGCTGATCCCGCTGGACCTGGTCACCGCCGGCGAGGAGGAGCCGGCCGGGCCGGGCGCCCCCCGCGCCGGTGGGGCGGAGCCGCCGACCGGGCCGGCCGCGCGCGAGGTCGAGCAGCCCGGTCCGCGTCCGGCCGTGACGCTGGCCAAGCCGGAGGCGTCGCGCCGGGCGCCCGAGGGCGCCGACGGCGACGAGCCGCACCAGCTCCCCACCCGGGTGCGGACGACGTTGGAGCGGCCCCGGGCACCGCAGGACACGCCGGCCGAGGACGGGTCCGGCCTGCCGACCCGGGCCCGGCGCTGGTCGGAGCATTCGGCGCTGGACGGGCCCACCTTCCCCACCGGCCTGCCGGTGGCCACCCCGCGCACCGAGCCCGAGCAGAAGGTGGAGCACGGTGGCCCGACCCCGTGTCCGGTGGAGGAACCGCCCCGGACGGAGTCCGGCCTGCCGATGCGGGTCCGCCAGGCGAACCTCGCGCCCGAGCTGCGGGACGAGGTGCCCGCCGTGGACACCCCGGACGACGACGAGGGAGTCCGCCCGCCCGAGCAGGTCCGACGGATGATGAGTTCGTACCAGACCGGCACCCGGCGGGGCCGCACCGACGCGGCCCGGCTGCTGGGCGGCCCGGCCGGCGGTCCGGAGCAGACGGAGGCGCCGGACGACGAGGATCGGCAAACGACGTGA
- a CDS encoding roadblock/LC7 domain-containing protein, translating into MAQKTASSADLTWLLDDLVGRVKQAEHAIALSTDGLMMASSRGLSRDDGEHLAAMAAGIQSLARGAGKRFGGGQVQQTIIEMQSSFLFVTAAGRNACLAVLASEDADVGLIAYEMAMLVTRVGKYVASPSRSSEQSAVAEK; encoded by the coding sequence GTGGCGCAGAAGACGGCTTCGAGTGCCGACCTGACGTGGTTGTTGGATGATCTGGTCGGCCGGGTGAAGCAGGCCGAACACGCTATCGCTCTCTCCACGGACGGCCTCATGATGGCTTCGTCCCGAGGGCTGAGCCGGGACGACGGCGAGCACCTGGCGGCGATGGCGGCCGGCATCCAGAGCCTGGCCCGGGGGGCGGGCAAGCGGTTCGGCGGCGGGCAGGTGCAGCAGACCATCATCGAGATGCAGTCGTCGTTCCTGTTCGTCACGGCGGCCGGGCGGAACGCCTGTCTCGCCGTGCTCGCCTCCGAGGACGCCGACGTGGGGCTGATCGCGTACGAGATGGCGATGCTGGTGACCCGGGTCGGCAAGTACGTCGCGTCGCCGTCCCGGTCGTCGGAGCAGTCGGCCGTCGCCGAGAAGTAG
- a CDS encoding DUF742 domain-containing protein — protein MEEQWVDDHAGPVVRPYAVTRGRARPVTGTFDLISLVTAIQSDVTPEAGLGPEHLAIVGLCQRMQSVAEIAAHLDLPVGTIRVLLGDLVARELVQVREPRATGGLPDDSIFEAVINGLRAL, from the coding sequence ATGGAAGAGCAGTGGGTGGACGACCACGCGGGACCGGTGGTGCGACCGTACGCGGTGACCCGTGGACGGGCCCGGCCGGTCACCGGGACGTTCGACCTGATCTCCCTCGTGACGGCGATCCAGTCGGATGTCACGCCGGAGGCGGGTCTCGGGCCGGAGCACCTCGCCATCGTCGGGCTCTGTCAACGGATGCAGTCCGTGGCGGAGATTGCGGCGCATCTCGACCTGCCGGTGGGCACCATCCGGGTGCTCCTGGGTGACCTGGTGGCCCGCGAGCTGGTGCAGGTCCGTGAGCCGCGGGCCACCGGCGGCCTTCCCGACGACAGTATTTTCGAGGCGGTTATCAATGGACTACGGGCACTCTGA
- a CDS encoding GTP-binding protein, with protein MDYGHSEQPAETVPTAIKILIAGGFGVGKTTMVGAVSETRPLRTEEVLTESGVGIDDLSGVESKSTTTVAMDFGRITISDDLVLYLFGTPGQDRFWFVWDELALGAIGAVVLADTRRLADCFPSIDYFEGRGTPFVVAVNCFEGARRYRLDEVQAALNLDPDVPVLLCDARQRQSSKEVLITLLEHAMKTRAARSAAG; from the coding sequence ATGGACTACGGGCACTCTGAGCAGCCGGCGGAGACGGTGCCCACCGCGATCAAGATCCTTATCGCGGGTGGTTTCGGCGTGGGCAAGACGACCATGGTCGGTGCGGTCAGCGAGACCCGCCCGCTGCGCACCGAGGAGGTCCTCACCGAGTCGGGGGTCGGCATCGACGACCTGTCCGGAGTGGAGAGCAAGTCGACCACGACCGTGGCGATGGACTTCGGCCGGATCACCATCAGCGACGACCTGGTGCTCTACCTCTTCGGTACGCCGGGCCAGGACCGGTTCTGGTTCGTCTGGGACGAGTTGGCGCTCGGGGCGATCGGCGCGGTGGTCCTCGCCGACACCCGCCGCCTGGCGGACTGTTTCCCCTCGATCGACTACTTCGAGGGGCGGGGCACCCCGTTCGTGGTGGCGGTGAACTGCTTCGAGGGTGCCCGGCGGTACCGGCTCGACGAGGTGCAGGCGGCGCTCAACCTGGATCCGGACGTGCCGGTGCTGCTCTGCGACGCCCGGCAGCGCCAGTCCAGCAAGGAGGTGCTCATCACCCTGCTGGAGCACGCCATGAAGACGCGGGCCGCGCGCAGCGCCGCGGGGTGA
- a CDS encoding polysaccharide lyase family 1 protein, whose protein sequence is MTTTSPPPRQPRWRRHAAAGLLTALTLAATALPQPATAAPGPAADAPTALAAATPDGFATVNALGQNGTTGGAGGPVVTVTTAAQFLDYISRPGPYVVQVSGTINLPTGANDGMHNVASDKTIVGLGANATLSGGGLNIGLPVDDDVTSPPANAVHNIIIRNLHITGATDDLINVQMFSHHIWIDHNEFSNGDDGAVDIKRGSDFVTVSWNHFHDHDKTLLLGHDDDNAAQDVGRLRVTYHHNYFNASDQRNPRVRFSALAHVYNNYYYDNSYGVASTNDSAVLLENNYFYSVNNPGRVDFSGPLGRIVQRGNILVDCNHAIETRGTVPDPRTYYPYTLDPAADVPTIVPAGAGVGRISPTATSTLTAGPGITAQPDGFASVNALGQNGTTGGLGGPVVTATNANDFLDYIDTVGPMIIQVTGRIQISSKQGVRPNKTIIGVGNAEITGGGLDFYRSYNVIVRNINFTDAEDDAINVGQNSHHIWIDHNRFAGAVDGSVDVVRGADYVTVSWNHFDHSDKSMLIGHSDGSGSTDIGHLKVSIHHNFFDNSRQRHPRIRFAEPVHVYNNYFLGNALYGVASTENAGVVVEGNYFRDVPHPMYSASGYADSGPGRAVQRNNVFVNSGTPETAGTVTEPRTYYPYTLDPAANVPALVTAGAGVGRI, encoded by the coding sequence GTGACCACCACCAGCCCACCGCCCCGTCAGCCCCGATGGCGGCGGCACGCCGCCGCCGGTCTGCTCACCGCCCTGACCCTGGCCGCCACCGCCCTGCCGCAGCCGGCCACGGCGGCTCCCGGCCCGGCCGCCGACGCCCCGACCGCGCTGGCCGCCGCCACGCCTGACGGGTTCGCCACCGTCAACGCCCTTGGCCAGAACGGCACCACCGGCGGTGCCGGCGGGCCGGTCGTCACCGTCACCACCGCCGCCCAGTTCCTGGACTACATCTCCCGCCCCGGGCCGTACGTCGTCCAGGTCTCCGGGACCATCAACCTGCCCACCGGCGCTAACGACGGGATGCACAACGTCGCCTCCGACAAGACGATCGTCGGGCTCGGCGCGAACGCCACCCTCTCCGGCGGCGGGCTGAACATCGGCCTGCCGGTGGACGACGACGTCACCTCGCCCCCGGCGAACGCCGTACACAACATCATCATCCGGAACCTGCACATCACCGGGGCGACCGACGACCTGATCAACGTCCAGATGTTCTCGCACCACATCTGGATCGACCACAACGAGTTCTCCAACGGCGACGACGGCGCGGTCGACATCAAACGCGGCTCCGACTTCGTCACCGTGTCCTGGAACCACTTCCACGACCACGACAAGACGCTGCTGCTCGGGCACGACGACGACAACGCGGCGCAGGACGTCGGACGGCTGCGGGTCACCTACCACCACAACTACTTCAACGCCTCGGACCAGCGGAACCCCCGGGTGCGCTTCTCCGCGCTGGCCCACGTCTACAACAACTACTACTACGACAACAGCTACGGTGTCGCGTCCACCAACGACTCGGCCGTGCTGCTGGAGAACAACTACTTCTACAGCGTGAACAACCCGGGCCGGGTCGACTTCAGCGGGCCCCTCGGCCGGATCGTCCAACGCGGCAACATCCTGGTCGACTGCAACCACGCCATCGAGACCCGGGGCACCGTGCCCGACCCGCGCACGTACTACCCGTACACCCTGGACCCGGCCGCCGACGTGCCGACGATCGTCCCGGCCGGCGCCGGGGTCGGCCGGATCTCACCGACCGCCACGTCGACCCTCACCGCCGGGCCGGGGATCACCGCCCAGCCGGACGGGTTCGCCAGCGTCAACGCGCTCGGCCAGAACGGCACCACCGGTGGGCTCGGCGGCCCGGTGGTCACCGCGACCAACGCGAACGACTTCCTCGACTACATCGACACCGTCGGGCCGATGATCATCCAGGTCACCGGTCGGATCCAGATCAGCAGCAAGCAGGGCGTACGCCCCAACAAGACCATCATCGGCGTCGGGAACGCCGAGATCACCGGGGGCGGCCTGGACTTCTACCGGTCGTACAACGTGATCGTCCGGAACATCAACTTCACCGACGCCGAGGACGACGCCATCAACGTCGGGCAGAACTCGCACCACATCTGGATCGACCACAACCGGTTCGCCGGAGCGGTGGACGGCTCGGTCGACGTGGTCCGGGGCGCGGACTACGTGACCGTCTCCTGGAACCACTTCGACCACTCCGACAAGAGCATGCTGATCGGCCACTCCGACGGGTCCGGGTCGACCGACATCGGGCACCTGAAGGTGAGCATCCACCACAACTTCTTCGACAACAGCCGGCAGCGGCACCCGCGGATCCGGTTCGCCGAGCCGGTGCACGTCTACAACAACTACTTCCTCGGCAACGCGCTCTACGGGGTCGCCTCCACCGAGAACGCCGGGGTGGTCGTGGAGGGCAACTACTTCCGCGACGTGCCCCACCCGATGTACTCGGCCAGCGGGTACGCCGACAGCGGCCCGGGGCGGGCGGTGCAGCGCAACAACGTCTTCGTCAACTCCGGCACCCCGGAGACCGCCGGCACGGTGACCGAGCCGCGGACCTACTACCCGTACACCCTCGACCCGGCGGCGAACGTGCCCGCCCTGGTGACCGCCGGGGCCGGCGTCGGCCGGATCTGA